A part of Selenomonadales bacterium genomic DNA contains:
- the copZ gene encoding copper chaperone CopZ, with protein sequence MKQVITVEGMHCGHCQQAVEGAVRELNGVTEAVVDLAAKTLTVVFDESAVTLADIEEAVEDQGFDVVH encoded by the coding sequence TTGAAACAGGTCATCACAGTAGAAGGTATGCACTGCGGTCATTGTCAGCAGGCTGTCGAAGGTGCTGTGCGCGAGCTTAACGGCGTGACGGAAGCCGTCGTAGACCTCGCGGCAAAAACGCTCACCGTCGTATTCGACGAAAGTGCTGTGACGCTTGCCGATATCGAAGAAGCCGTCGAAGATCAGGGCTTCGATGTCGTGCATTAA
- a CDS encoding LCP family protein, with the protein MRPSQTRSEKRRRKYRKILGGIISVLLFLIAVTVGGFYYLLHADFVPSAVSEEEPAIEEYMVAPINKVNIMVLGVDRRNEDVGRSDTLFIVTADPDTKQLSMLSVPRDTRVLIPGYGYDKINHAYSLGGHKLTEKSVERLLNMPIDHYVLIDFKAFYKIIDALGGVDIYVDKRMYYEDPWDDDGGLVIDIQPGLQHMDGETAIQYVRYRDSEGDIGRVARQQKFLKAVMDRVASPSILTRIPTLIYEISSAVETDLSMSQMFSLAAMFKEAKDNGMRAYMVPGTPADIDKVNYWVPDVEQLRENMAKQMGVLLDAKHKAKNREEAQAYRTFSDGASDASDDIAQKSTVRMRIIDATGEGASPAKIEEKLSGRRITIDTMASSPVVSEQSLVICTTTDEHIVDEVNDLPFAYTLRIERDDNAEADVVWIIGKDFL; encoded by the coding sequence ATGCGGCCATCGCAAACGAGAAGTGAAAAACGACGCAGAAAATATCGCAAGATACTGGGCGGTATCATATCGGTGCTCCTCTTTTTGATCGCGGTCACGGTGGGCGGATTTTACTACCTGCTCCATGCCGACTTCGTGCCGAGCGCAGTAAGCGAAGAAGAGCCTGCCATTGAAGAATATATGGTCGCGCCCATCAACAAGGTCAACATCATGGTGCTCGGTGTCGACAGAAGAAACGAAGATGTCGGCCGTTCGGATACGCTCTTTATCGTGACGGCAGACCCTGATACGAAACAGCTCTCTATGTTGTCTGTTCCGCGTGATACGCGCGTCCTCATACCGGGCTACGGCTATGATAAGATCAACCATGCGTATTCGCTCGGCGGTCACAAGCTGACGGAGAAGTCGGTCGAACGGCTCCTCAATATGCCGATAGATCACTATGTCCTCATTGATTTCAAAGCGTTCTATAAGATCATCGACGCGCTCGGCGGTGTCGATATCTACGTCGATAAACGCATGTATTACGAAGACCCGTGGGACGACGACGGCGGTCTTGTCATCGACATCCAGCCGGGGCTTCAGCATATGGACGGCGAAACAGCGATCCAGTATGTACGCTATCGTGACAGCGAAGGTGATATCGGTCGTGTCGCGCGCCAGCAGAAGTTCCTCAAGGCCGTCATGGATCGCGTAGCAAGTCCGTCGATCCTGACGCGCATCCCCACGCTCATCTACGAGATCAGCTCTGCTGTCGAAACAGACCTCTCCATGAGCCAGATGTTCAGCCTTGCGGCGATGTTCAAGGAAGCCAAGGACAACGGTATGCGTGCTTACATGGTACCGGGTACGCCTGCCGACATCGACAAGGTCAACTATTGGGTGCCCGATGTCGAACAGCTCCGCGAAAACATGGCAAAGCAGATGGGCGTATTGCTCGATGCGAAGCATAAAGCGAAGAACCGTGAAGAAGCGCAGGCATATCGCACATTCTCGGACGGCGCAAGTGATGCAAGTGATGATATCGCACAGAAAAGCACCGTTCGTATGCGCATCATCGACGCAACGGGCGAAGGCGCATCGCCTGCCAAAATAGAAGAAAAATTGAGCGGCAGACGCATCACCATCGACACCATGGCATCGTCGCCTGTCGTGTCGGAACAGTCGCTCGTTATCTGTACGACGACGGACGAACATATCGTCGATGAGGTCAACGACCTGCCGTTTGCGTACACGCTCCGTATCGAACGTGACGACAATGCGGAGGCTGATGTTGTCTGGATCATCGGCAAAGATTTCCTATAA
- a CDS encoding gamma-glutamyltransferase family protein, with translation MYQPHSYPYPSQRQVVYAKRGMVATSQPLAAQAGLEVLQKGGNAIDAAVAAAACLTVVEPTSNGVGGDAFALVWHQGKLYGLNASGPSPALLTLDAVKKEGGDRMPQYGWAPVNVPGAPKAWAELSKRFGALSLADALEPAVRYAEEGYPINVTSGLCWEVAWDRIKNAIKGEKHRAWFDMFAPNGRIPRIGEMWGNRDLAKSLAMIGETNADAFYKGAIAEKIDAFSRATGGYLRGEDLADYEAEWVDPISVRYHGYDVWEIPPNGHGLVALMALNILDGFEFGEKEDALTYHRQIEAMKLAFVDGMKYIADPRHMQVSVQDLLSPAYAATRRASIGDMARLPEPGDPNCGGTVYLATADDEGNMVSFIQSNYNDLGAGIVVPGTGIALHNRGQNFYLDPTSPNCVGPRKKPYHTIIPGFLTKDGAPVGPFGVMGAFMQPQGHVQVVMNTIDFHLNPQAALDATRWQWLSGNNIEVEPDCDPRIVEELKRRGHNVSIQPSVTPFGRGQIIWRENGVLVGGTEKRTDGMIACW, from the coding sequence ATGTATCAACCACATAGTTATCCGTATCCATCTCAACGGCAGGTCGTCTATGCCAAACGCGGTATGGTAGCGACGAGCCAGCCATTGGCGGCACAAGCAGGGCTGGAGGTCCTGCAGAAAGGCGGCAATGCCATCGACGCGGCAGTCGCGGCGGCAGCGTGTCTGACGGTCGTTGAACCGACGTCGAACGGTGTGGGCGGCGATGCGTTCGCACTCGTATGGCATCAAGGCAAGCTCTACGGGCTCAATGCGAGCGGTCCTTCGCCTGCACTCCTTACGCTCGATGCGGTGAAAAAAGAAGGCGGTGACCGTATGCCGCAGTACGGCTGGGCACCTGTCAACGTCCCCGGTGCACCGAAAGCATGGGCGGAGCTGTCGAAGCGATTCGGCGCACTCTCGCTCGCAGATGCGCTTGAGCCTGCTGTCCGCTATGCGGAAGAAGGCTACCCCATCAACGTGACGAGCGGTCTTTGCTGGGAAGTCGCATGGGATCGTATCAAAAATGCCATCAAAGGAGAAAAACATCGTGCATGGTTCGACATGTTCGCACCGAACGGCCGTATCCCGCGCATCGGCGAGATGTGGGGAAACCGTGATCTGGCGAAGAGCCTTGCCATGATCGGCGAAACGAATGCAGATGCGTTTTACAAGGGAGCGATCGCCGAGAAGATCGATGCGTTCTCGCGCGCAACGGGCGGATACCTGCGCGGAGAAGACCTCGCGGACTATGAAGCAGAATGGGTAGACCCCATCTCCGTCCGCTATCACGGCTATGATGTATGGGAGATCCCGCCGAACGGTCACGGCCTTGTGGCATTGATGGCACTCAATATCCTCGACGGATTCGAATTCGGCGAAAAAGAAGATGCGCTTACATACCACCGCCAGATCGAAGCGATGAAGCTCGCGTTCGTTGACGGTATGAAATATATCGCCGACCCGCGCCATATGCAGGTATCGGTCCAAGACCTTCTCTCGCCTGCGTACGCGGCGACGCGCAGAGCCTCTATCGGCGACATGGCAAGACTGCCCGAGCCCGGTGACCCGAACTGCGGCGGTACGGTCTACTTGGCGACAGCCGACGACGAAGGCAACATGGTATCCTTTATCCAGAGCAACTACAACGACCTCGGCGCAGGCATCGTCGTACCGGGTACAGGCATCGCGCTTCACAATCGCGGACAGAACTTCTATCTCGACCCGACCAGCCCGAACTGTGTCGGTCCGCGCAAAAAACCGTATCACACGATCATCCCCGGATTCCTTACGAAAGACGGCGCACCTGTCGGCCCGTTCGGCGTCATGGGCGCATTTATGCAGCCGCAAGGTCATGTACAGGTCGTCATGAACACGATCGACTTCCATCTCAATCCGCAAGCCGCGCTCGATGCGACGCGCTGGCAGTGGCTCAGCGGCAACAACATCGAAGTCGAGCCTGACTGCGACCCGCGCATCGTAGAGGAACTCAAGCGTCGCGGTCACAACGTATCCATCCAGCCGAGCGTCACGCCGTTCGGCCGCGGTCAGATCATCTGGCGTGAAAATGGCGTTCTCGTCGGCGGTACGGAAAAACGCACCGACGGTATGATCGCTTGCTGGTAA
- the hemC gene encoding hydroxymethylbilane synthase has product MPSANCLNLIRQERGRAVKKTVVIGTRGSKLALWQADYIQARLEAEYPDVTVTQKIITTTGDKILDVPLAKIGGKGLFTKELETAMLKGEIDLAVHSMKDVPSEMPEGLVLGVITSREHEGDAFVSLKYHSIDELPEGAKVGTSSLRRKAQLLKYRPDLKIYDLRGNVGTRLDKLEKEGFDAIILAVAGLRRLGLAERIAEVIPHEVCLPAVGQGALGLEYRASDTDMAEMLAFLDDADTGAAVRAERAFLKRIEGGCQVPVGIYGKTEGDEVVLEARILSVDGKKAVIDHARGSRKESESIGLRLAERMLGAGGEAILAELTENTEDTK; this is encoded by the coding sequence ATGCCATCAGCGAACTGTTTAAACTTGATACGACAGGAGAGGGGGAGAGCCGTGAAGAAAACAGTGGTGATCGGTACGCGCGGCAGTAAGCTCGCGCTGTGGCAAGCCGACTATATTCAAGCCAGATTAGAGGCAGAGTATCCCGATGTTACGGTAACGCAGAAGATCATTACGACGACGGGCGACAAGATACTCGACGTACCGCTCGCGAAGATCGGCGGAAAAGGCCTCTTTACAAAAGAATTGGAAACAGCCATGCTGAAGGGTGAGATAGACCTTGCCGTACACAGCATGAAGGACGTACCGAGCGAGATGCCCGAAGGCCTTGTCCTCGGCGTTATCACGAGCCGTGAGCATGAAGGCGACGCGTTCGTCAGTCTGAAATATCACTCCATCGACGAGCTTCCCGAGGGAGCAAAAGTCGGTACATCGAGCCTTCGCCGTAAGGCACAGCTTCTTAAATATCGCCCCGACCTCAAGATATACGATCTCAGAGGCAATGTCGGTACGCGCCTTGACAAGCTGGAGAAAGAAGGATTCGACGCCATTATTCTGGCAGTCGCTGGACTTCGCCGACTCGGTCTTGCGGAGCGTATCGCCGAAGTGATTCCGCATGAAGTGTGTTTGCCTGCTGTCGGACAGGGGGCGCTCGGCCTTGAATATCGCGCGAGCGATACGGATATGGCAGAGATGCTCGCGTTCCTTGATGATGCGGACACGGGCGCGGCAGTTCGTGCAGAACGCGCATTTTTAAAACGCATCGAAGGCGGCTGTCAGGTGCCTGTCGGCATCTATGGCAAGACCGAAGGCGATGAAGTCGTCTTGGAAGCACGTATCTTGTCGGTAGACGGGAAAAAAGCCGTTATCGATCATGCGCGCGGAAGTCGCAAAGAGAGTGAAAGCATCGGACTTCGCTTGGCAGAGCGTATGCTCGGCGCGGGCGGAGAAGCGATACTGGCAGAGCTTACGGAAAATACGGAGGATACGAAATGA
- a CDS encoding bifunctional precorrin-2 dehydrogenase/sirohydrochlorin ferrochelatase codes for MAGYPIQLEIEDMPCAVIGGGSVALRKARPLVKAGARVTVISPVLADGLAELAERGSIRHIARGYVAGDADGYELVICATDDGDINRQAAKEARALGALVNVIDAPEEGNFTVPSSVDISPLLLTVSTGGISPAFSRMMRQELTETYGAVHGAFLAKLGVWRDEVKDILPTPQAREAFWRSVLTRDVMKLLREGNLDKAEESIQDAISSIRTES; via the coding sequence ATGGCAGGTTATCCGATACAACTGGAAATCGAAGATATGCCCTGCGCAGTCATCGGCGGCGGCAGTGTCGCTCTGCGTAAGGCAAGGCCGCTCGTCAAGGCAGGTGCGCGTGTCACGGTCATCAGCCCCGTGCTTGCCGATGGTCTGGCAGAGCTTGCCGAACGAGGCAGTATTCGACATATCGCGCGCGGATACGTAGCAGGCGACGCAGACGGATACGAGCTTGTCATCTGCGCGACCGATGATGGTGACATCAATCGGCAGGCGGCGAAAGAAGCACGTGCGCTCGGTGCGCTCGTCAACGTCATCGACGCGCCCGAAGAAGGCAATTTTACCGTGCCGTCCTCGGTCGATATCTCACCGCTTCTTTTGACTGTATCGACGGGCGGCATCAGCCCTGCGTTCTCGCGAATGATGCGACAAGAACTTACAGAAACGTACGGCGCGGTACACGGAGCGTTCCTTGCGAAACTCGGTGTATGGCGCGACGAAGTCAAAGATATTCTCCCGACGCCTCAGGCGCGTGAAGCGTTCTGGCGGTCGGTATTGACAAGAGATGTGATGAAGCTCTTACGAGAAGGAAACTTAGACAAGGCGGAGGAATCAATACAGGATGCAATTAGTAGTATTAGGACTGAATCATAA
- a CDS encoding glycoside hydrolase family 18 — translation MNITAELPQEVLDKMPVEMQKDPIGYLKGLLPKREQKRMILGYYENPWPNTPDEVGSLPSMRAHANAMTGVAPYWFRATADGTLESKQSQLAYDEARAAGLAVYPLVTNKSEATDAILSTKEMRTKTIDSIMRVIDEQGFDGINLDFELVPAHHKDNLTAFVTELYGRMKDKKKTLIVSVFPKIDVAESVHGAYDYDTLSKQSDYLQIMAYDRHWATSEAGAIAPIGWFEENLRYAIEHGGGAGKIIIGLSLYGYDWGGGAEAETVTYVDATVRAEKAGAEIRFDETDKAPYFIYDGHEVWFEDERSMNAKMDVIAKYNPAGIALWRLGQEQPEIWNVVTAKFPKQ, via the coding sequence ATGAACATCACGGCAGAGCTTCCGCAGGAAGTCCTCGACAAGATGCCCGTCGAGATGCAAAAAGACCCCATCGGCTACCTGAAAGGACTTCTCCCCAAAAGGGAACAAAAACGCATGATACTCGGCTACTATGAGAATCCGTGGCCGAATACGCCCGACGAAGTCGGCTCTCTCCCCAGTATGCGCGCCCATGCCAATGCCATGACAGGCGTTGCACCGTACTGGTTCCGCGCGACAGCAGACGGCACGCTCGAATCGAAGCAAAGTCAGCTCGCGTATGACGAAGCACGCGCGGCAGGCCTTGCCGTCTATCCGCTCGTGACGAACAAGAGCGAAGCGACCGACGCGATACTCTCTACGAAAGAGATGCGTACCAAGACGATCGACAGCATCATGCGCGTCATCGACGAACAGGGCTTCGACGGCATCAATCTCGACTTTGAACTTGTGCCCGCGCATCACAAGGACAACCTGACAGCGTTCGTCACCGAGCTGTACGGGCGTATGAAAGACAAGAAAAAAACGCTCATCGTATCCGTCTTTCCGAAAATAGATGTTGCGGAATCGGTACACGGTGCGTACGATTATGACACACTTTCCAAGCAGAGCGACTATCTCCAGATCATGGCGTATGACCGTCATTGGGCGACGAGCGAAGCAGGTGCCATCGCGCCGATCGGCTGGTTCGAGGAAAACCTGCGCTATGCCATCGAACACGGCGGCGGTGCAGGCAAGATCATCATCGGACTGAGCCTCTACGGCTATGACTGGGGCGGCGGTGCAGAGGCCGAAACTGTCACGTATGTCGATGCGACCGTCCGTGCCGAAAAAGCAGGCGCAGAAATACGCTTCGACGAAACGGACAAAGCACCGTACTTCATCTACGACGGGCACGAAGTCTGGTTCGAGGACGAACGCAGCATGAATGCGAAAATGGACGTCATCGCCAAGTACAACCCCGCAGGTATCGCGCTGTGGCGACTGGGGCAGGAACAGCCTGAAATATGGAATGTCGTTACGGCGAAGTTCCCGAAACAGTAA
- a CDS encoding glutamyl-tRNA reductase, whose protein sequence is MQLVVLGLNHKTAPVDVRETFSLSEERIRASLTHLDDYSEIAECVILSTCNRTEVYAVMDEDETVEAKEELKAFLLDMAKSNGVADEYFYAYYGADCIRHLFRVASSLDSLVIGEGQILNQVKKAYSVAKAEKATRTVLNMLFHRAIKTGKKVRTETRIAYSAVSVSYAAVELAKKTIGDLSQSNVLLLGAGQMGELTARHLVANGVKTVFVSNRKYLRAAELAETFGGVAVPFEEFLQSAVNADVIITSTGAPHYLVERWDIERLMAKRAHRPLILIDIAVPRDVEPEVGEVPNVNLYNIDDLEAVVESNLQLRQQEAEEAENIIEEAMDEMIERFRYLEYRPVMALLSDKAERIRRREVKRAMAKLGGLTIDERRAVKHLSKMIVRKLLRDPMICLNEAALEGREDTLIDAISELFKLDTTGEGESREENSGDRYARQ, encoded by the coding sequence ATGCAATTAGTAGTATTAGGACTGAATCATAAGACGGCACCCGTAGACGTACGCGAAACGTTTTCTCTGTCGGAGGAGCGTATCAGAGCATCGCTTACCCATCTCGACGATTATTCGGAGATCGCCGAGTGCGTGATACTCTCGACGTGCAATCGTACGGAAGTCTACGCCGTCATGGACGAGGACGAAACAGTGGAAGCCAAAGAGGAGTTGAAAGCGTTCCTTCTTGATATGGCAAAATCGAATGGTGTGGCAGACGAATATTTTTATGCGTATTACGGCGCCGACTGTATCCGTCACCTGTTCCGCGTGGCATCGAGCCTCGACTCGCTCGTCATCGGCGAGGGACAGATACTCAATCAGGTCAAAAAGGCCTACTCGGTAGCCAAAGCCGAGAAAGCGACGCGAACGGTACTCAATATGCTGTTCCATCGTGCGATCAAGACGGGTAAAAAAGTGCGCACCGAAACGCGCATTGCCTATAGTGCCGTGTCGGTCAGCTATGCGGCTGTCGAGCTGGCGAAAAAGACGATCGGCGACTTGTCCCAGTCGAATGTGCTCCTCTTGGGCGCAGGTCAGATGGGCGAACTTACCGCACGTCATCTCGTGGCGAACGGTGTCAAGACGGTCTTCGTCTCGAACCGCAAATATCTGCGTGCGGCAGAGCTTGCCGAAACGTTCGGCGGGGTAGCCGTTCCGTTCGAGGAATTTCTGCAAAGTGCGGTGAATGCCGATGTTATCATTACGTCGACGGGCGCACCGCATTATCTCGTAGAACGATGGGACATTGAACGATTGATGGCAAAACGTGCGCATCGTCCGCTCATTCTCATCGACATTGCCGTACCGCGTGATGTCGAGCCCGAAGTCGGCGAAGTGCCGAATGTCAATCTCTACAATATAGACGATCTCGAAGCCGTCGTGGAATCGAATCTCCAGCTCCGTCAGCAGGAAGCGGAAGAAGCGGAGAATATCATCGAAGAAGCGATGGACGAAATGATAGAACGATTCCGATATCTCGAATATCGACCTGTGATGGCACTGTTAAGTGACAAGGCAGAGCGTATCCGCCGCCGCGAGGTCAAACGCGCGATGGCAAAGCTCGGCGGTCTGACGATCGACGAAAGACGCGCAGTCAAGCATCTGTCGAAGATGATCGTGCGCAAGCTTCTCAGAGATCCGATGATATGCCTCAACGAGGCGGCACTCGAAGGCCGCGAGGACACGCTTATCGATGCCATCAGCGAACTGTTTAAACTTGATACGACAGGAGAGGGGGAGAGCCGTGAAGAAAACAGTGGTGATCGGTACGCGCGGCAGTAA